From the Theobroma cacao cultivar B97-61/B2 chromosome 2, Criollo_cocoa_genome_V2, whole genome shotgun sequence genome, one window contains:
- the LOC18607624 gene encoding probable aquaporin PIP2-8, whose amino-acid sequence MWKAALTELVATASLMFTLTTSIVSCLDSHETDPKLLVPFAVFIIAFLFLMVTVPLSGGHMSPVFTFIAALKGIITLARASIYILAQCVGSLTGFLILNSVMDHDAAKRYSLGGCTINGNGSTSGISPGTALILEFCCTFLVLLVGVTIAFDKRRSKELGLPMVCAVVAGAMAVAVFVSISVTGRAGYAGVGLNPSRCLGPALLLGGQLWDGHWVFWVGPCFACIIYYCFTKGLPKEGLVWEDGERDVVNLAAPALCCWDPTTQVNGKGL is encoded by the coding sequence ATGTGGAAGGCAGCACTGACAGAGTTGGTGGCGACTGCTTCACTAATGTTCACATTAACCACATCCATTGTCTCCTGCTTGGACTCGCACGAGACTGATCCCAAGCTTCTTGTCCCATTTGCAGTCTTTATTATtgcctttctctttctcatgGTGACAGTTCCTCTTTCAGGTGGGCACATGAGCCCAGTTTTCACATTCATTGCTGCCCTCAAGGGCATCATTACTCTGGCACGAGCGTCCATCTATATCTTGGCGCAGTGTGTAGGCTCACTAACCGGATTTCTCATACTCAACAGTGTGATGGACCATGATGCAGCAAAAAGGTATTCCCTGGGAGGCTGTACCATTAATGGAAATGGGTCAACGTCCGGAATAAGTCCTGGAACTGCActaattttagaattttgctGTACTTTTTTGGTGCTCCTTGTTGGTGTAACAATAGCATTTGACAAGAGAAGAAGCAAAGAACTAGGCTTGCCAATGGTTTGTGCTGTGGTGGCAGGGGCCATGGCAGTGGCAGTTTTTGTGTCCATTAGTGTGACTGGGCGGGCTGGCTACGCCGGGGTGGGGCTTAATCCTTCAAGGTGCTTAGGCCCGGCGTTATTGCTTGGAGGTCAGTTATGGGATGGGCATTGGGTGTTTTGGGTTGGACCTTGTTTTGCTTGCatcatttattattgtttCACCAAGGGCTTACCGAAAGAAGGCTTGGTTTGGGAAGATGGAGAGCGTGACGTTGTGAATTTGGCCGCACCTGCACTTTGTTGTTGGGATCCTACAACTCAAGTCAATGGGAAGGGTTTGTGA
- the LOC18607625 gene encoding putative HVA22-like protein g — MGSFLSRTLLLAFGYAYPAYECFKAVEKDEPEIEQLRFWCQYWILVAILTVCGRIGDVFISWLPLYNEVKLALVIYLWHPNWKGTAYVYNSFLRPYAVKHVTEVDGKLFKLKLKAREVGILYWHRAMNYGRTRSLDILQHLASQKGSDLPLDQQQQNLRKTDKLALSQASATKPEQLKIPLPDSSSLSEEQPETNNEPGCLHASQSNKRMISSQSCVKTTSQSSVSRVETGTIQPTSSIGNGNSNSSQEQTPYKEAVSKPHGIWRIFKTAAH; from the exons ATGGGATCCTTTCTTTCGAGAACCCTTCT ATTGGCTTTTGGTTATGCTTATCCGGCTTACGAGTGCTTTAAGGCAGTGGAAAAAGATGAGCCAGAAATTGAGCAACTTCGATTTTGGTGTCAATACTG GATTTTAGTTGCTATCCTAACAGTTTGTGGAAGAATTGGAGATGTCTTCATCTCATG GTTGCCATTGTACAATGAAGTAAAATTGGCGTTGGTTATTTATCTTTGGCATCCCAACTGGAAA GGAACAGCTTATGTTTATAATTCTTTTCTTCGACCTTACGCCGTAAAACATGTGACAGAAGTCGATGGAAAATTGTTTAAGTTAAAGCTTAAGGCAAGGGAGGTTGGAATTCTTTATTGGCATAGGGCAATGAATTATGGTAGGACAAGGTCTTTAGACATCTTGCAGCATTTGGCTTCTCAAAAAGGATCGGACCTTCCTCTTGATCAG CAACAGCAGAATCTCAGAAAAACCGACAAACTTGCTTTAAGTCAGGCATCTGCTACCAAGCCAGAGCAGTTGAAAATACCCCTTCCAGATTCATCCAGCTTGTCCGAGGAGCAGCCCGAGACAAACAATGAGCCAGGTTGTCTCCATGCATCCCAGAGTAATAAAAGGATGATCTCGTCCCAATCTTGTGTTAAaacaactagccaatcatcaGTGAGTCGAGTAGAAACAGGGACAATTCAACCAACATCATCCATAGGAAATGGAAACTCCAATTCATCTCAAGAACAAACACCCTACAAGGAAGCTGTATCCAAGCCACATGGCATTTGGAGGATATTTAAGACTGCAGCCCATTAA
- the LOC108660990 gene encoding uncharacterized protein LOC108660990: protein METSTATTGTPPKKKSEQVLDGSDIMELVENEEVFSSFVDHKFKELDKDSDGQLSVKELQPAVADIGAALGLPAQGSSPDSDHFYSEVLNEFTHGNQEKVNKTEFKEVLSDILLGMAAGLKRDPIVILRIDGEDLLEFINGPSYEAEMVSVFSQLGSDDTSLRDCLVKALEKLTVDQGMPPSSDSWVMSNIVEPALQSWDSNEQEKPVSQETFLEEFKKVAERVAQNLKEQPVIVAHSENIFDGSSIKRLLSNKFELDKSLNTALENVPKDRNGKVSKEYLRVVLDIVAPSAGLPPIGAVEQINKVVADVFSMINADDGKMVKEDEFKKLLAEILGSIMLQLEGNPISVSSNSVVHEPLASSSTVLQPSS, encoded by the exons ATGGAGACAAGTACAGCAACAACAGGAACCCccccaaagaagaaaagtgagcAGGTGCTAGACGGTTCGGATATAATGGAGTTGGTTGAGAACGAGGAGGTGTTTAGCAGTTTCGTGGATCATAAGTTCAAGGAGCTTGATAAGGACAGCGATGGTCAGCTCTCTGTGAAGGAGCTTCAGCCTGCTGTTGCTGATATAGGTGCTGCTCTTGGCTTGCCTGCTCAGGGTTCTTCCCCTGATTCTGACCATTTCTACTCTGAG GTTTTGAATGAATTCacccatggaaatcaagaaaaagTGAACAAGACTGAGTTTAAAGAGGTTCTTTCAGATATTCTACTAGGTATGGCGGCGGGTTTGAAGCGCGACCCTATTGTGATCCTCCGTATTGATGGAGAAGACCTCTTAGAGTTCATTAATGGTCCAAGTTACGAAGCAGAGATGGTGTCTGTATTTTCACAGTTAGGGTCAGATGATACATCGCTGCGTGATTGCCTTGTCAAGGCTTTGGAGAAACTTACGGTTGATCAAGGAATGCCCCCTTCTTCAGATTCTTGG GTTATGAGTAACATAGTGGAACCAGCTTTGCAATCATGGGACAGCAATGAACAAGAGAAACCTGTCTCTCAAGAAACATTCTTGGAAGAATTTAAGAAAGTTGCAGAGCGCGTGGCTCAAAATCTCAAGGAGCAGCCAGTAATTGTTGCCCATAGTGAAAACATCTTTGATGGAAGTAGCATTAAAAGACTACTGTCCAACAAGTTTGAACTAGACAAG TCACTGAATACAGCTTTAGAAAATGTGCCAAAAGATCGAAATGGGAAAGTATCGAAGGAGTATTTACGCGTGGTGCTAGATATAGTGGCACCATCAGCTGGTTTACCTCCAATTGGTGCAGTTGAACAG ATCAACAAGGTAGTCGCTGATGTTTTCAGCATGATAAACGCGGATGACGGGAAGATGGTAAAAGAAGATGAGTTCAAGAAACTATTGGCAGAGATCCTGGGGAGCATCATGCTGCAGTTAGAGGGCAATCCCATCTCAGTTTCTTCAAATTCTGTTGTTCATGAGCCCCTCGCATCATCCTCAACCGTTTTGCAGCCATCATCCTAG
- the LOC18607623 gene encoding aquaporin AQPAn.G: MAGIGVVEDEESIYGRNKYILRPKLYLHKVNISFFILSFPLRCRPGKVTEEKHPKASLSSKVLSLEELFSLEVWRASLAELLGTAVLVFSLDTIVISTLQTETKTPNLVMSVLIAFVVAVLLLATYPISGGHINPIVTFAALLTGLVSISRAAIFILAQSVGGILGALALKAVVSSGIERTYSLGGCTVTIVAPGPHGPTVIGLETSQALWLEIICSFVFLFASVWMAFDRRQAKAVGRVMVCVILGIVLGLLVYISTTVTATKGYSGAGLNPARCLGPAVVRGGHLWDKHWIFWIGPAIGCVAFALYVKMIPREHTHSY, from the exons ATGGCAGGAATTGGAGTCGTTGAGGATGAAGAAAGCATCTATGGTCGCAATAAA TACATTTTGAGGCCTAAATTGTATTTACATAAGGTTAacatttcctttttcattttgtcctttCCTCTGCGTTGCAGGCCCGGGAAAGTTACGGAAGAAAAGCACCCAAAAGCATCGTTATCAAGTAAGGTGTTAAGCCTTGAAGAGCTTTTCTCTTTGGAG GTATGGAGAGCTTCTTTGGCAGAGCTTCTTGGGACGGCAGTGCTTGTTTTCTCGTTGGACACGATAGTTATCTCCACATTACAGACCGAAACAAAAACACCAAACCTTGTAATGTCGGTCCTAATTGCCTTCGTTGTTGCAGTTCTCCTGCTTGCTACGTATCCCATCTCCGGGGGCCACATCAATCCGATTGTTACCTTTGCTGCTTTGCTCACCGGCCTGGTTTCCATTTCCCGAGCTGCCATATTCATTTTGGCTCAATCTGTTGGTGGCATACTAGGTGCATTAGCACTCAAAGCCGTGGTTAGCAGCGGCATTGAACGAACGTATTCACTAGGGGGATGCACCGTGACTATTGTTGCACCAGGCCCACATGGGCCTACTGTGATCGGCCTGGAGACGAGCCAGGCCCTTTGGCTCGAGATAATTTGTTCCtttgtgtttctttttgcTTCGGTATGGATGGCTTTCGACCGTCGCCAAGCCAAGGCTGTGGGCCGAGTTATGGTCTGTGTTATCCTTGGAATAGTGTTAGGTCTTCTTGTATACATTTCTACTACAGTCACAGCAACGAAAGGCTACAGTGGTGCTGGGCTAAACCCAGCAAGGTGCTTGGGCCCAGCAGTTGTTAGAGGGGGCCACCTGTGGGACAAACACTGGATATTTTGGATTGGGCCAGCTATTGGGTGTGTGGCTTTTGCTCTTTATGTTAAGATGATTCCACGTGAGCATACCCACAGCTACTAA
- the LOC18607622 gene encoding aquaporin AQPAn.G yields MAGTGHVGVFEDEENVYTGTRVRPFASTPRVGQRRAEEEKKQNPNALKMTFSLKELFSLEVWRGSLAELLGTAVLVFVMDTIVISSYETETKTPHLIMSFLIAVTITILLLATFPISGGHINPVISLAAALTGIISFSRAAVYILAQCVGGILGALALQAVVNSKIEQTFSLGGCTLTIVVPSANGPLVIGLKTSQALWLEIFCTFVLLFASIWIAFDKRQAKHLGRVMVCSVIGIVVGLIVFISTTVTATKGYAGVGMNPARCLGPALIRGGHLWSGHWVFWAGPAIACAAFALYTKVIPSQLLHN; encoded by the exons ATGGCTGGAACTGGACATGTTGGCGTctttgaagatgaagaaaatgtCTACACCGGAACTAGAGTCCGTCCCTTTGCCTCCACACCAAG GGTAGGGCAACGAAGAGCAGAGGAAGAGAAGAAGCAAAATCCCAATGCCTTGAAAATGACTTTTTCCCTCAAAGAGCTCTTCTCTTTGGAG GTTTGGAGAGGATCTTTGGCGGAGCTCCTTGGTACAGCAGTGTTAGTCTTTGTAATGGACACCATTGTCATCTCCTCCTATGAGACAGAAACAAAAACACCCCACCTTATAATGTCGTTTCTTATTGCTGTCACTATCACAATTCTCCTCCTAGCTACGTTTCCCATTTCAGGTGGCCACATCAACCCGGTTATCAGCCTTGCCGCGGCACTTACCGGCATTATTTCCTTTTCACGCGCCGCCGTGTACATTTTGGCTCAATGCGTCGGTGGCATACTAGGTGCACTAGCATTACAAGCTGTGGTAAACAGCAAAATCGAGCAAACGTTTTCACTCGGAGGCTGCACGCTCACAATTGTTGTGCCAAGTGCAAATGGGCCGCTTGTGATCGGCCTTAAGACGAGCCAGGCCCTCTGGCTAGAGATTTTCTGCACCTTTGTGTTGCTTTTTGCTTCGATATGGATTGCTTTTGATAAACGCCAAGCCAAGCACCTGGGCCGAGTCATGGTTTGCTCTGTCATCGGCATAGTGGTGGGCCTTATCGTGTTTATATCGACAACTGTAACTGCCACAAAGGGCTATGCAGGTGTTGGGATGAACCCAGCAAGATGCTTGGGTCCGGCCCTGATTAGAGGGGGTCACCTTTGGAGTGGGCATTGGGTATTTTGGGCCGGGCCTGCTATTGCCTGTGCAGCATTTGCCCTCTACACCAAGGTCATTCCGAGTCAGCTTTTGCACAACTGA